In Bacillus sp. NP247, one DNA window encodes the following:
- a CDS encoding HAMP domain-containing sensor histidine kinase, whose amino-acid sequence MAKKMRSFRSKMVMLFALSMILAGGVTYLMYEGLRIYYKLVVRYEDPLAQFRSMVRQIGDINFFLIIFIPLSIMFFFFLTRPYLKYFDEISNGIHHLANGDFTNQVRVSSNDEFGYIAREINVASEKLKEAVERGDFAESSKDQLIVNLAHDLRTPLTSVLGYLDLILKDENLTKEQIKHFSTIAFTKSERLESLIDELFEITRMNYGMLQLEKRPIDISELLIQLEEELYPSLEKKDLEARLNIAPHLHINGDGKLLARVFENLLTNAIRYGYDGNFVDMNGYIDHEEVVVQIINYGDSIPEEDLPYLFDMFYTGDKARSEQQGSTGLGLFIAKNIVEQHNGTISAESNVIRTIFEVRLPKEENQAI is encoded by the coding sequence ATGGCTAAAAAGATGAGAAGTTTTCGTTCGAAGATGGTTATGCTATTTGCGTTAAGTATGATATTAGCTGGTGGGGTAACGTATTTGATGTATGAGGGATTACGGATTTATTATAAATTAGTAGTTCGTTATGAGGACCCTTTAGCTCAATTTCGTTCAATGGTAAGACAAATTGGGGATATTAACTTCTTTTTAATTATTTTTATTCCTCTATCCATTATGTTTTTCTTCTTCCTTACTAGACCGTATTTAAAATACTTTGATGAGATTTCGAATGGGATTCATCATTTGGCGAACGGTGATTTTACAAATCAAGTTCGCGTTTCATCAAATGACGAGTTTGGATATATTGCTCGTGAAATAAATGTAGCGAGTGAGAAATTAAAAGAAGCAGTTGAACGAGGAGACTTTGCGGAAAGTAGTAAGGATCAGCTCATTGTTAACTTAGCTCATGATTTAAGAACACCATTAACTTCTGTTTTAGGTTATTTAGATTTAATTCTTAAAGATGAGAATTTGACGAAGGAACAAATTAAACATTTTTCCACAATTGCTTTTACGAAATCGGAAAGGCTTGAAAGCTTAATTGATGAATTATTTGAAATAACGAGAATGAATTATGGCATGTTGCAGCTGGAGAAAAGACCAATTGATATAAGTGAATTACTCATACAGTTAGAGGAAGAATTGTATCCGTCATTAGAAAAAAAGGATTTAGAAGCGAGATTGAATATTGCACCCCACTTACATATTAATGGTGATGGGAAATTATTAGCTCGAGTCTTTGAAAATCTTTTAACGAATGCGATTCGTTACGGATATGATGGGAATTTTGTTGATATGAACGGATATATTGATCATGAAGAGGTAGTTGTACAAATTATTAATTACGGAGATAGCATTCCAGAAGAGGATTTACCATATTTATTTGATATGTTTTATACAGGTGATAAGGCAAGATCAGAGCAGCAAGGTAGTACAGGCCTTGGGTTATTTATTGCGAAAAATATTGTCGAGCAGCATAACGGTACCATTTCTGCTGAAAGTAATGTAATTAGAACGATATTTGAAGTGAGATTACCAAAAGAAGAGAATCAGGCGATTTAA
- the menD gene encoding 2-succinyl-5-enolpyruvyl-6-hydroxy-3-cyclohexene-1-carboxylic-acid synthase, with the protein MNNHIEALSYYLGAFVDELTRLNVCDVVISPGSRSTPIALLMEQHEGMKTYLHVDERSAGFFALGIAKAKKRPVALLCTSGTAAANYYPAVCEAFHSRVPLIVLTADRPHELRDVGAPQAMNQFNLYGTFVKQFTEMALPEASEAMYHYARMTTQRTIASACLAPQGPVHLNFPVREPLIPDFSLESLWDKGRGEYTGVVQQGNVTMPSEYVDSLVGRLSHMEKGLIICGDGSHPEITEAVMKVAEKTGYPILADPLSNLRSGNHDKTMVIDCYDTFLRNELLKETWKPNVLIRFGGMPVSKALTQFIKKQTKAVHIVVDESGQWRDPALVATEVVQASDIEFCRALLEQIPVMKKNDWFGMWKHINEKTKEALREMETYETSFEGRVITDIVRVLPEGATLFASNSMPIRDTDSFFFTSNKNIQVMANRGVNGIDGIISTALGASVICDPLVLVIGDLSFYHDLNGLLAAKLHELNITIVVVNNDGGGIFSFLPQYEKKEHFESLFGTPIGLDYEHVVKMYGGSFSRVNGWENFRKEVQTGTKTNGLHVVEICTNREENLKLHRELWAKTMDVITTSLQGESK; encoded by the coding sequence ATGAACAATCATATAGAAGCATTATCATATTATTTAGGCGCGTTCGTGGACGAACTGACGCGTCTAAATGTATGTGATGTTGTCATTAGTCCTGGCTCACGGTCAACGCCGATTGCCTTACTAATGGAACAACATGAAGGAATGAAAACATATTTACATGTAGACGAAAGGTCAGCAGGATTCTTTGCGCTCGGTATTGCGAAAGCAAAAAAACGTCCTGTTGCGCTATTATGTACGTCAGGGACGGCAGCAGCGAACTATTATCCAGCTGTATGTGAAGCGTTTCATTCACGAGTGCCGCTTATCGTATTAACAGCGGATAGACCGCATGAATTAAGAGATGTGGGTGCACCACAGGCGATGAATCAATTTAATTTATACGGTACTTTTGTAAAGCAATTTACAGAGATGGCACTTCCTGAAGCGAGTGAAGCAATGTATCATTACGCTCGAATGACAACTCAGCGTACGATAGCAAGTGCCTGTTTAGCGCCGCAAGGACCCGTTCATCTTAATTTTCCAGTTCGCGAGCCGCTTATACCGGATTTCTCATTAGAAAGTTTATGGGATAAAGGGCGTGGTGAATATACAGGAGTAGTTCAGCAAGGGAACGTGACGATGCCGAGTGAATATGTAGATTCTCTTGTAGGGCGCCTTTCACATATGGAAAAGGGGCTTATTATTTGTGGAGACGGCAGCCATCCAGAAATAACAGAAGCTGTTATGAAAGTAGCTGAGAAAACAGGATATCCAATTTTAGCAGATCCACTTTCTAACCTCCGTAGTGGTAATCATGATAAAACGATGGTTATAGATTGTTACGATACATTTTTACGAAATGAATTGTTAAAAGAAACGTGGAAGCCGAATGTTTTAATTCGTTTCGGCGGAATGCCTGTCTCTAAAGCATTAACGCAGTTCATCAAAAAACAAACGAAAGCTGTTCATATCGTTGTTGATGAATCTGGACAATGGAGAGATCCAGCTCTAGTTGCGACAGAAGTTGTACAAGCTAGTGACATTGAATTTTGCAGAGCATTACTAGAGCAAATACCAGTTATGAAAAAGAATGATTGGTTTGGAATGTGGAAACATATAAACGAGAAAACGAAGGAAGCGCTTCGTGAGATGGAAACATATGAAACGTCGTTTGAAGGAAGAGTAATTACAGATATTGTACGCGTATTACCAGAAGGGGCAACGTTATTTGCGAGTAATAGTATGCCAATTCGCGATACCGATTCATTTTTCTTCACGTCGAATAAGAACATTCAAGTAATGGCGAACCGCGGTGTAAATGGTATTGATGGAATCATTTCAACAGCTTTAGGAGCGAGCGTTATTTGTGATCCGCTCGTATTAGTAATCGGTGATTTATCATTTTATCACGATTTAAACGGATTATTAGCTGCAAAATTACATGAATTAAATATAACGATTGTTGTTGTGAATAATGATGGTGGAGGTATTTTCTCATTCTTACCACAATATGAGAAAAAGGAACATTTCGAATCATTATTTGGGACACCAATTGGGCTTGATTATGAACATGTTGTCAAAATGTATGGTGGTTCATTTAGCCGTGTGAATGGATGGGAAAACTTCCGCAAAGAAGTACAAACTGGAACGAAAACGAATGGATTACACGTTGTGGAAATTTGTACGAATCGCGAAGAAAACTTGAAATTACATCGTGAACTATGGGCAAAAACAATGGATGTTATTACTACATCTTTGCAAGGTGAATCAAAATGA
- a CDS encoding amidohydrolase/deacetylase family metallohydrolase produces MTERFVLRNVKRVNGEEIDIVVENNKIAQVTKAGAGEGGKVLDYSGTYVSSGWIDLHVHAFPEFDPYGDEVDEIGVKQGVTTIVDAGSCGADRIADLVQSREQAKTNLFAFLNISRIGLKRIDELSNMEWIDKEKVIDAVEKYKDVIVGLKARMSKSVVCDSGIEPLHVARSLSRETSLPIMVHIGSAPPHIEEVVPLLEKDDVITHYLNGKENNLFDEEGKPISVLLDAVKRGVHLDVGHGNASFSFKVAEAAKRHGIAFNTISTDIYRKNRIHGPVYSMANVLSKFLYLGYPLEEVIDAVTKNAAEWLKKPELGRIQEGDIANLTLFTVKDEPITLIDSEGDQRTAERRIDTKGVVINGSFIEC; encoded by the coding sequence ATGACAGAACGATTCGTGCTACGTAATGTGAAGCGTGTGAACGGGGAAGAGATTGACATTGTAGTTGAAAATAATAAAATCGCACAGGTGACGAAAGCTGGTGCTGGCGAGGGTGGAAAGGTTCTTGATTACTCAGGTACTTACGTATCGAGTGGATGGATTGATTTGCACGTTCATGCTTTTCCAGAGTTTGATCCGTATGGCGATGAGGTAGATGAAATTGGCGTTAAGCAAGGGGTAACGACAATTGTTGATGCGGGAAGCTGCGGAGCTGATCGTATCGCAGATTTAGTACAAAGTAGAGAACAGGCAAAAACGAATTTATTTGCCTTTTTAAATATTTCTCGCATCGGTTTGAAACGAATTGATGAATTATCCAATATGGAATGGATAGATAAAGAGAAAGTAATAGATGCAGTAGAAAAGTATAAAGATGTAATCGTTGGATTAAAAGCGAGAATGAGTAAAAGTGTCGTTTGTGATAGCGGAATTGAACCGCTGCACGTAGCGCGCTCTTTATCTCGTGAAACATCATTGCCGATTATGGTACATATCGGTTCAGCGCCTCCACATATAGAGGAAGTTGTACCTCTTTTAGAAAAAGATGATGTCATTACACATTACTTAAACGGGAAAGAAAATAATTTATTTGATGAAGAAGGAAAACCGATATCTGTGTTATTAGATGCAGTGAAACGCGGTGTGCATTTAGATGTTGGTCACGGTAATGCTAGTTTTTCTTTTAAAGTAGCAGAGGCGGCGAAGCGTCACGGTATTGCCTTTAATACAATTAGTACAGATATTTACCGGAAGAATCGTATACATGGTCCAGTTTACAGTATGGCTAACGTTCTTTCGAAATTCCTTTACTTAGGTTATCCGCTAGAAGAAGTAATTGATGCGGTTACGAAAAATGCAGCAGAGTGGCTTAAGAAACCAGAGCTTGGCCGCATTCAAGAAGGGGATATTGCAAACTTAACTTTATTTACGGTGAAAGATGAACCGATTACGTTAATTGATTCAGAAGGGGATCAGCGCACTGCTGAAAGAAGAATTGATACGAAAGGGGTTGTAATCAATGGGTCATTCATTGAATGCTAA
- the menB gene encoding 1,4-dihydroxy-2-naphthoyl-CoA synthase, with translation MTIEWVKEGNYEDIIYSTYNGIAKISINRPEVHNAFRPKTVMELINAFAHARDDANVGVIILTGEGGRAFCSGGDQKVRGHGGYVGDDQIPRLNVLDLQRLIRAIPKPVIAMVAGYAIGGGHVLHIVCDLTIAADNAVFGQTGPKVGSFDGGYGAGYLARMVGHKKAREIWYLCRQYKAQEALDMGLVNTVVPLEELEAETVQWAQEILANSPMALRFLKAAFNADTDGLAGIQQLAGDATLLYYTTDEAKEGRDAFKEKRTPDFGQFPRFP, from the coding sequence ATGACTATTGAATGGGTAAAAGAAGGCAATTACGAAGATATTATTTATTCAACATACAATGGTATCGCAAAGATTTCGATTAACCGTCCTGAAGTACATAACGCATTCCGTCCTAAAACGGTAATGGAATTAATCAATGCTTTTGCACACGCTCGTGATGATGCAAATGTTGGCGTTATCATTTTAACAGGTGAAGGTGGACGTGCATTCTGTTCTGGCGGCGATCAAAAAGTTCGCGGTCATGGTGGATATGTGGGTGACGACCAAATCCCACGTCTAAACGTATTAGACTTACAACGTCTAATTCGCGCAATTCCTAAACCGGTTATCGCAATGGTAGCAGGTTATGCAATCGGTGGTGGACACGTACTTCATATCGTATGTGACTTAACAATCGCTGCAGACAACGCTGTATTCGGACAAACAGGTCCTAAAGTAGGAAGCTTTGACGGTGGGTACGGAGCTGGTTACTTAGCTCGTATGGTAGGCCACAAGAAAGCTCGTGAAATTTGGTACCTATGCCGTCAATACAAAGCACAAGAGGCGCTTGATATGGGCTTAGTAAACACAGTAGTACCATTAGAAGAGCTTGAAGCAGAAACAGTACAATGGGCACAAGAAATTTTAGCAAACAGCCCAATGGCACTTCGTTTCCTAAAAGCTGCATTCAACGCAGACACAGACGGTCTAGCTGGTATTCAACAACTAGCTGGAGACGCAACGTTATTGTACTACACAACTGACGAAGCAAAAGAAGGCCGCGACGCGTTCAAAGAAAAACGTACTCCGGACTTCGGTCAATTCCCTCGTTTCCCTTGA
- the menC gene encoding o-succinylbenzoate synthase produces the protein MEIKKATLYITEMPLVIPFAASYGTYERRESIVIELEDTDGYVGFGEVVAFSEPWYTEETVKTALHVLQDFLLPDLLRTEISHPNEAPSLFQNIKRNRMAKAGIEGAVWDLYAKRQKKSLGTLLGGTRTEIEVGVVIGINTIPVMLKQIEKYAEEGYERFKVKIKPEHDYELLKEIRKEFPHIPLMADANSAYTLADVEKLKRLDEFQLMMIEQPLADYDFLDHAQLQKKIETPICLDESIHSLEDARVAITLGSCQIVNIKPGRVGGLTESVQIHNYCMEHNIPVWCGGMVEMGISRVQNVALASLPNFTIPGDISASSRHWEKDIISPEVMLEGGKVIVPQSIEREYEVDRGRLEEITKQRIVFER, from the coding sequence GTGGAGATAAAAAAAGCGACACTTTATATAACAGAAATGCCACTCGTCATTCCGTTTGCTGCAAGCTACGGAACTTACGAAAGGCGTGAGAGTATCGTCATTGAATTAGAAGATACGGATGGATACGTTGGTTTTGGAGAAGTCGTTGCATTTTCTGAACCGTGGTATACGGAAGAAACGGTGAAGACAGCACTGCATGTACTACAAGATTTTTTATTACCTGACTTATTAAGGACTGAAATTTCTCATCCGAATGAAGCACCATCTTTGTTCCAAAATATAAAGAGAAACCGAATGGCAAAGGCGGGAATAGAAGGGGCTGTTTGGGATTTATATGCGAAGCGACAAAAGAAGTCATTAGGGACATTACTTGGTGGAACTAGGACTGAAATTGAAGTTGGTGTTGTGATTGGGATAAATACGATTCCGGTTATGTTAAAACAAATTGAGAAGTATGCGGAAGAGGGATACGAGCGCTTTAAAGTGAAAATAAAGCCAGAACACGATTACGAGTTATTGAAAGAAATTCGTAAAGAGTTTCCGCATATTCCGTTAATGGCTGATGCAAATTCAGCGTACACGTTAGCTGATGTAGAGAAGTTAAAACGGTTAGATGAATTTCAATTGATGATGATTGAACAACCGTTAGCGGATTACGATTTTCTTGATCATGCACAGTTGCAAAAGAAAATTGAAACACCGATTTGTTTAGATGAAAGCATCCATAGTTTAGAAGATGCGCGCGTTGCAATTACACTTGGTAGTTGCCAAATTGTTAACATTAAACCAGGGCGAGTCGGCGGATTAACAGAATCGGTGCAAATTCATAATTATTGCATGGAACATAACATACCAGTTTGGTGTGGCGGTATGGTAGAGATGGGGATTTCACGAGTACAAAATGTTGCGCTTGCTTCATTACCGAATTTTACGATTCCAGGAGATATATCCGCTTCTAGTAGACATTGGGAGAAGGATATTATTTCGCCGGAAGTGATGCTTGAGGGCGGGAAAGTGATTGTACCGCAAAGTATTGAACGTGAGTATGAAGTTGACCGCGGAAGATTGGAAGAAATAACGAAGCAGCGGATTGTGTTTGAAAGATGA
- a CDS encoding D-alanyl-D-alanine carboxypeptidase family protein — MKKWVFISLFILCTVCVGFYISPLFQKDIDVKIAEKDNKVKSANIEKVEVTKEEIYKGNLLLVNKDYPVKKDSIRSDIINVNHNSELVRGYVVFDRNLRLSKDIVKKFLNVVDAAGKDGVQHFLMSSGYRDFQEQSKLYKEMGSDYALPAGYSEHNLGLSLDVGSTQKKMEKAPEGKWIEENVWKYGFVLRYPKNKSNITGIQYEPWHIRYVGLPHSAIMQKEKITLEEYLDFLKEKKEISTDVEGKKYTVSYYKVSDRMNVNVPVNKQYEISGNNMDGVIVTVQE; from the coding sequence ATGAAAAAGTGGGTATTTATTTCTCTTTTTATATTATGTACAGTCTGTGTAGGCTTTTATATATCACCATTATTTCAAAAGGATATCGATGTTAAAATTGCAGAAAAAGATAATAAGGTAAAATCGGCGAATATTGAAAAGGTAGAGGTTACAAAAGAAGAGATTTATAAGGGAAATCTATTATTAGTTAATAAAGATTACCCAGTTAAAAAAGATAGCATTAGGTCCGACATTATAAATGTAAATCACAATAGTGAATTAGTAAGAGGTTATGTGGTATTTGATAGAAATCTTCGTTTATCAAAGGATATTGTAAAAAAGTTTTTAAACGTTGTCGATGCAGCTGGCAAAGATGGAGTACAGCATTTCTTAATGAGTAGCGGTTACCGAGATTTTCAAGAACAAAGTAAATTATATAAAGAAATGGGATCCGATTATGCACTTCCAGCAGGATACAGTGAACATAATTTAGGGTTATCACTCGACGTTGGGTCTACTCAAAAGAAAATGGAGAAGGCTCCTGAAGGAAAATGGATTGAAGAGAACGTCTGGAAATATGGATTTGTTTTACGTTATCCGAAAAATAAAAGTAATATTACGGGTATTCAATATGAGCCATGGCATATACGCTATGTAGGCTTACCTCATAGTGCGATTATGCAAAAAGAGAAAATTACATTAGAGGAATACTTGGACTTTCTAAAAGAGAAAAAAGAGATCTCAACGGATGTGGAAGGTAAGAAATATACGGTTTCTTATTATAAAGTTTCAGATCGTATGAACGTGAATGTTCCGGTGAATAAGCAGTATGAAATTTCGGGGAACAATATGGACGGGGTTATTGTGACGGTTCAAGAATAG
- a CDS encoding o-succinylbenzoate--CoA ligase: METMPNWLKQRAFLTPERTAIEIEDEKVTFMQLHEKVISVCEHLSHVGVKRVQKVAVLMKNGMEMITVIHALSYIGAVAVLLNTRLSREELLWQMDDAEVVCLVTDQDFEAKDVPVYSFAEVMNGPKAEASIQEEFSLEEAMTIIYTSGTTGKPKGVILTYGNHWASAVGSSLNLGLRDDDCWLACMPMFHVGGLSLLMKNIMYGMRILLVPKYDANFIHKALQTRGVTIISVVSKMLTDLLERLGEGTYPSSLRCMLLGGGPAPKPLLEKCVEKGIPVYQTYGMTETSSQICTLSADYMLTKVGSAGKPLFQCQLRIEKDGVVVPPRAEGEIVVKGPNVTGGYFNREDATRETIQNGWLHTGDLGYLDEEGFLYVLDRRSDLIISGGENIYPAQIEEVLLSHPAVVEVGVVGMKDESWGQVPAAFVVKSGDVTEEEILHFCEEKLAKYKVPKKVYFLEELPRNASKKLLRRELRQLVEEM, from the coding sequence ATGGAGACGATGCCTAACTGGTTAAAGCAACGTGCGTTTTTAACACCAGAGCGCACTGCAATTGAAATAGAGGACGAAAAGGTTACTTTTATGCAGTTGCATGAAAAAGTAATATCTGTTTGTGAACATCTTTCACATGTAGGAGTGAAGCGGGTGCAAAAGGTGGCTGTTCTGATGAAAAATGGTATGGAGATGATTACAGTTATTCACGCCCTATCTTACATAGGTGCAGTAGCTGTGCTTTTAAATACGCGTCTTTCAAGAGAAGAGCTACTTTGGCAAATGGATGATGCTGAAGTTGTTTGTTTAGTGACGGATCAAGATTTTGAGGCTAAAGATGTTCCTGTATATTCATTCGCTGAAGTGATGAATGGACCGAAGGCGGAAGCATCTATACAAGAAGAATTCTCTTTAGAAGAAGCGATGACAATTATTTATACGTCTGGGACGACAGGGAAGCCGAAAGGCGTTATTTTAACGTACGGTAATCATTGGGCAAGCGCAGTCGGTTCTTCGCTTAATTTAGGGCTTCGTGATGATGATTGCTGGTTAGCTTGTATGCCGATGTTCCACGTTGGCGGGCTATCTCTTTTAATGAAAAATATTATGTACGGTATGCGCATTCTACTCGTTCCGAAATATGATGCTAATTTTATTCATAAAGCACTTCAAACGAGAGGCGTTACGATTATTTCTGTCGTTTCTAAAATGCTAACAGATTTATTAGAACGACTTGGAGAAGGAACATATCCATCTTCTTTACGATGCATGTTACTTGGCGGAGGACCAGCGCCGAAACCGTTATTAGAAAAGTGTGTGGAAAAAGGAATTCCTGTGTATCAAACGTACGGTATGACAGAAACGTCGTCGCAAATTTGTACGTTATCAGCAGATTACATGTTAACGAAAGTAGGCTCGGCTGGAAAACCACTATTCCAGTGTCAACTTCGTATTGAAAAAGATGGTGTAGTAGTGCCGCCACGTGCGGAAGGCGAAATTGTAGTAAAAGGACCGAACGTAACAGGTGGCTATTTTAATCGTGAAGATGCGACGCGAGAGACGATTCAAAATGGCTGGCTTCATACGGGTGACCTCGGTTATTTAGATGAAGAAGGATTTTTATACGTGTTAGATCGCCGCAGTGATTTAATTATTTCTGGCGGAGAAAATATATATCCAGCTCAAATTGAAGAAGTATTACTTTCTCATCCGGCGGTAGTGGAAGTGGGTGTTGTCGGTATGAAGGATGAAAGTTGGGGACAAGTGCCAGCTGCTTTTGTTGTAAAAAGCGGAGATGTAACAGAAGAAGAAATTCTTCATTTTTGCGAGGAGAAATTAGCGAAATATAAAGTGCCGAAGAAAGTATATTTCTTAGAGGAATTACCACGAAACGCTTCGAAAAAATTGTTAAGACGAGAGTTAAGACAATTAGTGGAGGAGATGTAG
- a CDS encoding response regulator transcription factor, whose amino-acid sequence MKRISILIADDEAEIADLIEIHLEKEGYHVVKAADGEEAVHIIKTQPIDLVVLDIMMPKMDGYEVTRQIRAKYHMPIIFLSAKTSDFDKVTGLVLGADDYMTKPFTPIELVARVNAQLRRFLTLNQPKVEESKSALEIGGVAIDPERRTVNVYGEQIELTPKEFDILYLLASHPKKVYNVENIFQQVWADDYYEGGNTVMVHIRTLRKKLGEDKRKDKLIKTVWGVGYTFNG is encoded by the coding sequence ATGAAGCGAATTTCAATTTTAATAGCGGATGATGAGGCAGAAATTGCTGATTTAATTGAGATACATTTAGAAAAAGAAGGCTACCACGTCGTGAAAGCAGCCGATGGGGAAGAAGCGGTGCATATTATTAAAACGCAGCCAATTGACTTAGTGGTTTTAGATATTATGATGCCGAAAATGGATGGATATGAAGTGACGAGACAGATTCGCGCCAAATATCATATGCCGATTATTTTCTTAAGCGCGAAAACATCTGACTTCGATAAGGTGACAGGTCTTGTACTGGGTGCAGATGATTACATGACAAAACCTTTCACGCCGATTGAATTAGTCGCGCGCGTAAATGCACAGCTGCGTAGGTTTCTTACGTTAAATCAGCCGAAAGTAGAAGAGAGTAAATCTGCTTTAGAGATTGGCGGAGTTGCTATTGATCCTGAGCGCCGAACGGTAAATGTATATGGAGAGCAAATTGAGTTAACACCGAAAGAGTTTGACATTTTATATTTATTAGCGAGTCATCCGAAGAAAGTGTACAATGTGGAAAATATTTTTCAGCAAGTATGGGCAGATGATTATTATGAAGGTGGAAATACAGTAATGGTACATATTCGTACGTTACGGAAAAAGCTTGGGGAAGATAAACGAAAGGATAAGTTGATAAAAACAGTATGGGGAGTAGGGTATACTTTCAATGGCTAA
- the menH gene encoding 2-succinyl-6-hydroxy-2,4-cyclohexadiene-1-carboxylate synthase, whose translation MRVTLQGVSYEYEVVGSGEPLLLLHGFTGSMETWRSFIPSWSAQFQVIVVDLVGHGKTESPEDVTHYDIRNAALQMKELLDHLHIEKAHILGYSMGGRLAITMACLYPEYVRSLLLENCTAGLESEEARKERREKDERLADKIEREGTRSFVSMWENISLFETQKRLAKNVQEAVRKERLANNPKGLANSLRGMGTGAQPSWWEELHNLQMPVLLMNGEYDEKFFRILKNIEKCVSDANFVKIDGAGHAIHVEQPEKFDTIVKGFLKTMQ comes from the coding sequence ATGAGAGTAACATTGCAAGGTGTATCGTATGAATATGAAGTAGTCGGAAGCGGGGAACCGCTTCTACTTCTTCATGGTTTTACGGGAAGCATGGAAACATGGCGTTCTTTTATCCCTTCATGGAGCGCGCAGTTTCAAGTAATTGTAGTGGATCTTGTTGGGCACGGAAAGACAGAGAGCCCTGAAGATGTCACGCACTATGATATCCGAAATGCGGCGCTGCAAATGAAAGAACTACTAGATCATCTTCATATTGAAAAAGCACATATACTTGGCTATTCAATGGGAGGTAGACTGGCGATTACGATGGCTTGTTTATATCCAGAATATGTACGTTCTCTTTTATTAGAAAATTGTACAGCTGGACTTGAAAGTGAAGAGGCTAGAAAAGAACGCCGGGAGAAAGATGAACGACTTGCTGATAAAATTGAGCGAGAAGGCACCCGAAGTTTTGTATCGATGTGGGAAAATATTTCGCTTTTTGAAACGCAAAAACGTTTAGCAAAAAACGTGCAAGAAGCGGTGCGAAAAGAACGACTTGCTAACAATCCAAAAGGACTTGCAAATAGTCTTCGCGGCATGGGAACAGGGGCTCAGCCTTCATGGTGGGAAGAATTGCACAACTTACAAATGCCGGTTCTTTTAATGAATGGGGAATATGATGAAAAGTTCTTTCGCATATTAAAAAACATCGAAAAATGCGTCTCTGACGCGAATTTTGTCAAAATTGATGGTGCTGGCCATGCAATTCATGTGGAACAACCGGAAAAGTTTGATACAATAGTAAAGGGATTTCTAAAAACTATGCAGTGA